One stretch of Clavibacter michiganensis DNA includes these proteins:
- a CDS encoding DUF6993 domain-containing protein, which yields MIRAPRALLAPALLGALLLSACTQTPASPEPTPTAVTGSAEPGASPAAPATPTVAPVDPDGTAEGNLPAFEATAGAVVAADPNAQGRALVDALVAAGFPKDRMEVTADATPLGNSVDSILVAVHMPDACLIGQRAQDGFTAHVEPTLSSGRCLVGQTRAIDW from the coding sequence CGCTCCCCGCGCCCTCCTGGCGCCGGCGCTCCTCGGCGCCCTGCTCCTGTCGGCCTGCACGCAGACGCCCGCGTCGCCCGAGCCGACCCCGACCGCCGTCACCGGCAGCGCCGAGCCCGGCGCCTCGCCTGCCGCGCCCGCCACACCCACCGTCGCGCCCGTCGACCCGGACGGCACGGCCGAGGGCAACCTGCCCGCCTTCGAGGCGACGGCGGGAGCGGTCGTCGCCGCGGACCCCAACGCGCAGGGTCGCGCCCTCGTGGACGCGCTCGTGGCAGCCGGCTTCCCGAAGGACCGCATGGAGGTCACCGCTGACGCGACGCCGCTCGGCAACTCCGTCGACTCGATCCTCGTCGCCGTGCACATGCCCGACGCGTGCCTCATCGGGCAGCGGGCGCAGGACGGCTTCACCGCCCACGTCGAGCCGACGCTCTCCTCCGGCCGCTGCCTGGTCGGCCAGACCCGCGCGATCGACTGGTGA
- the ettA gene encoding energy-dependent translational throttle protein EttA: protein MAEYIYSMVRARKSVGDKLILDDVTMSFIPGAKIGVVGPNGAGKSTILKIMAGLDTPSNGEAKLSPGYSVGILMQEPELDESKTVLENVQEGVGPLKAQVDRYNEIAAAMAEPDADFDTLLAEMGTLQEAIDAADGWELDSQLEQAMDALRTPPGDASVANLSGGEKRRVALCKLLLQKPDLLLLDEPTNHLDAESVLWLEQHLSKYPGAVLAVTHDRYFLDHVAEWIAEVDRGRLYPYEGNYSTYLEKKQERLSVQGKKDAKLSKRLAEELDWVRSNAKGRQAKSKARLARYEEMVTEAERTRKLDFEEIQIPVGPRLGSQVIDATKLHKQFGERVLIDDLSFTLPRNGIVGVIGPNGVGKTTLFKTIVGFEPLDSGELKVGDTVDISYVDQSRGGIDPEKSLFEVVSDGQDYIQVGKQEVPARAYVSTFGFKGPDQQKKAGILSGGERNRLNLALTLKQGGNLLLLDEPTNDLDVETLGSLENALLEFPGCAVVITHDRWFLDRIATHILSYEGTEEDPANWYWFEGNFESYEQNKIERLGADAAKPHRSAYRKLTRD from the coding sequence ATGGCTGAATACATCTACTCGATGGTCCGCGCCCGGAAGTCGGTCGGCGACAAGCTGATCCTCGACGACGTCACCATGTCGTTCATCCCCGGCGCCAAGATCGGCGTCGTCGGGCCGAACGGCGCGGGCAAGTCGACGATCCTGAAGATCATGGCGGGCCTCGACACCCCGAGCAACGGCGAGGCGAAGCTCTCACCCGGCTACTCGGTCGGCATCCTCATGCAGGAGCCCGAGCTCGACGAGTCGAAGACCGTGCTCGAGAACGTCCAGGAGGGCGTCGGCCCGCTGAAGGCGCAGGTCGACCGCTACAACGAGATCGCCGCGGCCATGGCCGAGCCCGACGCCGACTTCGACACCCTGCTCGCCGAGATGGGAACGCTGCAGGAGGCCATCGACGCCGCCGACGGCTGGGAGCTCGACTCGCAGCTCGAGCAGGCGATGGACGCGCTCCGCACCCCGCCGGGCGACGCCTCGGTCGCGAACCTCTCGGGCGGCGAGAAGCGCCGCGTCGCGCTCTGCAAGCTCCTGCTCCAGAAGCCCGACCTGCTGCTCCTCGACGAGCCCACCAACCACCTCGACGCCGAGAGCGTGCTCTGGCTCGAGCAGCACCTCTCCAAGTACCCGGGCGCCGTCCTCGCCGTGACCCACGACCGGTACTTCCTCGACCACGTGGCCGAGTGGATCGCCGAGGTCGACCGCGGACGCCTCTACCCGTACGAGGGCAACTACTCGACCTACCTCGAGAAGAAGCAGGAGCGCCTGAGCGTCCAGGGCAAGAAGGACGCCAAGCTCTCCAAGCGCCTCGCCGAGGAGCTCGACTGGGTGCGCAGCAACGCGAAGGGCCGCCAGGCGAAGTCGAAGGCGCGCCTCGCCCGCTACGAGGAGATGGTGACCGAGGCGGAGCGCACGAGGAAGCTGGACTTCGAGGAGATCCAGATCCCCGTCGGCCCGCGCCTCGGCTCGCAGGTCATCGACGCGACGAAGCTGCACAAGCAGTTCGGCGAGCGGGTCCTCATCGACGACCTCTCCTTCACCCTGCCGCGCAACGGCATCGTCGGCGTCATCGGCCCGAACGGCGTCGGCAAGACCACGCTGTTCAAGACCATCGTCGGCTTCGAGCCGCTCGACTCCGGCGAGCTCAAGGTCGGCGACACCGTCGACATCTCCTACGTCGACCAGAGCCGCGGCGGCATCGACCCCGAGAAGTCGCTGTTCGAGGTCGTCTCCGACGGCCAGGACTACATCCAGGTCGGCAAGCAGGAGGTGCCCGCGCGCGCCTACGTCTCGACCTTCGGGTTCAAGGGCCCCGACCAGCAGAAGAAGGCCGGCATCCTCTCCGGTGGCGAGCGCAACCGCCTCAACCTCGCGCTCACGCTCAAGCAGGGCGGCAACCTGCTGCTGCTCGACGAGCCCACCAACGACCTGGACGTCGAGACGCTCGGCAGCCTCGAGAACGCCCTGCTCGAGTTCCCCGGCTGCGCCGTGGTCATCACCCACGACCGGTGGTTCCTCGACCGGATCGCGACCCACATCCTCTCCTACGAGGGCACGGAGGAGGACCCGGCGAACTGGTACTGGTTCGAGGGCAACTTCGAGTCGTACGAGCAGAACAAGATCGAGCGCCTGGGCGCGGACGCCGCGAAGCCGCACCGCTCGGCGTACCGCAAGCTGACCCGGGACTGA
- a CDS encoding acyl-CoA thioesterase produces MTRVHVPIHLRWADLDAYDHVNNVEVLRLLEEARVRAFWQGEDDGEDAGLALIDASAGAATMTLIARQEVEYLLPISYGRRPLDVQVWLGRLGGSSFEACYELRSPAGVEPAVLYARASTTIVLVDAAMGRPRRITEDERAAWSTYLEEPVAFSRRG; encoded by the coding sequence GTGACCCGGGTCCACGTCCCGATCCACCTGAGGTGGGCGGACCTCGACGCCTACGACCATGTGAACAACGTGGAGGTCCTCCGGCTGCTGGAGGAGGCGCGCGTGCGCGCCTTCTGGCAGGGCGAGGACGACGGCGAGGACGCGGGGCTCGCGCTCATCGACGCGTCCGCGGGCGCGGCGACCATGACCCTGATCGCCCGGCAGGAGGTCGAGTACCTGCTCCCCATCTCCTACGGGCGGCGTCCGCTCGACGTGCAGGTGTGGCTGGGGCGGCTCGGCGGGTCCAGCTTCGAGGCGTGCTACGAGCTGCGGTCGCCCGCGGGCGTCGAACCGGCCGTGCTGTACGCGCGCGCCTCCACGACGATCGTGCTCGTCGACGCCGCCATGGGGCGCCCGCGGCGGATCACCGAGGACGAGCGCGCCGCCTGGTCGACTTACCTCGAGGAGCCGGTGGCGTTCAGCCGCCGCGGCTGA